A genomic window from Halogeometricum borinquense DSM 11551 includes:
- the psmB gene encoding archaeal proteasome endopeptidase complex subunit beta: MRTPTSDDTSGRLDPLNGDHSGVFSPELGEFPNAEQRAGESTAKETKTGTTTVGLKTEDGVVLATDMRASLGHMVSSKNVQKVEEIHPTGALTIAGSVSAAQSLIRSIRAEVRLYESRRGEDMSMQALSTLLGNFLRSGAFYIVQPILGGFDDEGAHIYSIDPAGSILEEEYTVTGSGSQYALGVLEQEYSNDLSIEEAKTTAARAIKSAVERDLASGNGINVCVVTEDGVEITQHKDFEDVL, encoded by the coding sequence ATGCGTACTCCCACGAGCGACGACACCTCCGGCCGTCTCGACCCCCTGAACGGCGACCACAGTGGAGTGTTCTCCCCTGAACTGGGCGAGTTCCCGAACGCCGAACAGCGTGCGGGCGAGTCGACGGCAAAGGAGACGAAGACGGGAACGACGACGGTTGGTCTGAAGACCGAAGACGGCGTCGTCCTCGCAACTGACATGCGCGCCAGTCTCGGCCACATGGTCTCCTCGAAGAACGTACAGAAGGTCGAAGAGATTCACCCGACCGGTGCGCTGACCATCGCGGGATCGGTCTCGGCGGCGCAATCACTCATCCGGTCGATTCGTGCCGAAGTTCGACTGTACGAGTCCCGCCGCGGCGAGGACATGAGCATGCAGGCGCTCTCGACGCTCCTCGGCAACTTCCTCCGCTCGGGCGCGTTCTACATCGTTCAGCCCATCCTGGGTGGCTTCGACGACGAAGGCGCACACATCTACAGCATCGACCCCGCAGGTTCCATCCTCGAAGAAGAGTACACCGTCACCGGGTCCGGCAGTCAGTACGCCCTCGGTGTGCTCGAACAGGAGTACAGTAACGACCTGTCCATCGAAGAGGCGAAAACCACTGCGGCCCGCGCCATCAAAAGCGCTGTCGAGCGCGACCTCGCGTCCGGTAACGGGATCAACGTCTGCGTTGTGACCGAAGACGGCGTCGAAATCACGCAGCACAAAGACTTCGAAGACGTCCTCTAA
- the purM gene encoding phosphoribosylformylglycinamidine cyclo-ligase: protein MTDTDAGEGPADEADDDELTYADAGVDIDASEAATAALVGAVGESEGDYAGLLDIGDRYLALATDGVGTKLIVAEALGDYSTVGIDCIAMNANDLVAAGVRPVAFVDYLAVDEPDERFAEQVGEGLSVGAERADIELVGGETAVMPEVIKGLDLAGTCAGLADKDALFPGEAESGDALVGFRSSGIHSNGLTLARTATTRDHEYTDDCPFEGYETIGEALLEPTRIYTNLLDPMREHGVNAAAHVTGGGWTNLERMGDFHYVVEDAFDPHPVFEFVQSEGNVSDEEMHRTFNMGTGFVAALAPDDAEALADATDGRVIGHVEDGSGVSIRGLDL, encoded by the coding sequence ATGACCGACACCGACGCGGGAGAGGGTCCTGCAGACGAGGCGGACGACGACGAACTGACCTACGCGGACGCTGGTGTCGATATCGACGCCAGCGAAGCGGCGACGGCGGCATTGGTCGGTGCCGTCGGTGAGAGCGAAGGCGACTACGCCGGGTTGCTGGATATCGGTGACCGCTACCTCGCGCTTGCGACAGACGGCGTGGGGACGAAACTCATCGTCGCCGAGGCGCTCGGTGACTACTCCACAGTCGGCATCGACTGCATCGCCATGAACGCCAACGACCTCGTGGCGGCGGGCGTTCGTCCGGTCGCGTTCGTAGACTACCTCGCCGTGGACGAACCCGACGAGCGGTTCGCCGAACAGGTAGGTGAGGGACTGTCAGTGGGCGCTGAGAGGGCGGATATCGAACTCGTCGGCGGTGAGACGGCCGTCATGCCCGAAGTGATCAAAGGACTCGACTTGGCGGGGACGTGTGCCGGTCTCGCCGACAAAGACGCGCTGTTCCCCGGAGAGGCCGAATCCGGCGACGCACTCGTCGGATTCCGCTCTTCGGGCATCCACTCGAACGGGCTCACGCTGGCACGTACGGCGACGACGCGCGACCACGAGTACACCGATGACTGCCCGTTCGAGGGCTACGAGACGATTGGGGAGGCATTGCTGGAACCCACCCGCATCTACACGAATCTACTGGACCCGATGCGCGAACACGGCGTCAACGCGGCGGCGCACGTTACTGGCGGCGGGTGGACCAACCTCGAACGGATGGGAGACTTCCACTACGTCGTCGAGGACGCGTTCGATCCTCACCCGGTGTTCGAGTTCGTCCAAAGCGAGGGGAACGTCTCTGACGAGGAGATGCACCGGACGTTCAACATGGGAACTGGCTTCGTCGCCGCACTCGCCCCTGACGACGCGGAAGCACTCGCCGACGCGACGGACGGACGGGTTATCGGGCACGTCGAAGACGGGTCTGGCGTCTCCATCCGCGGTCTCGACCTCTGA
- a CDS encoding DUF555 domain-containing protein yields the protein MSNYLVAMEAAWLVRDVEDIDDAIGVAVSEAGKRLNEKDKEYVEVEVGVTGCPACGEPFDSAFIAADTALVGLLLEIDVFNADGEKHASRIAKSEVGGALRDVPLSVIDVVETEADDEDAEA from the coding sequence ATGAGCAACTATCTCGTCGCAATGGAGGCCGCGTGGCTCGTCCGCGACGTCGAGGATATTGATGATGCTATCGGCGTCGCCGTCAGCGAGGCGGGCAAGCGCCTGAACGAGAAGGACAAAGAGTACGTCGAGGTCGAGGTCGGTGTCACCGGCTGTCCGGCTTGCGGCGAACCGTTCGATTCGGCGTTTATCGCCGCCGACACCGCACTCGTGGGGCTGCTCCTCGAAATCGACGTGTTCAATGCCGACGGCGAGAAGCACGCCTCCCGTATTGCAAAGAGCGAAGTCGGCGGTGCGCTCCGTGACGTTCCGCTCTCGGTCATCGACGTGGTCGAGACCGAAGCGGACGACGAAGACGCCGAGGCGTAA
- a CDS encoding CBS domain-containing protein, with protein MELPTPHDLRERRKELDLTQSTLAEMAGVSQPLIARIEGGDVDPRLSTLRRIVNALDEAEGSVVRADDLMNTNVVSVSPDDSVRDARDRMLDEGFSQLPVIRDGRPVGIISNGDIRRVQDDNVGDLPVAEVMREAITTVEPAATLEEIDSSLDHHSAVLIVEGGQTVGIITEADIAARV; from the coding sequence ATGGAACTCCCGACCCCGCACGACCTCCGGGAACGGCGGAAAGAACTCGACCTCACGCAGAGTACGCTCGCAGAGATGGCTGGCGTCTCGCAACCGCTCATCGCCCGCATCGAAGGTGGCGATGTTGACCCACGTCTCTCGACGCTCCGGCGCATCGTCAACGCGCTCGATGAGGCCGAGGGGAGCGTCGTCCGCGCGGACGACTTAATGAACACGAACGTCGTGAGCGTCTCGCCCGACGATTCAGTGCGCGACGCGCGCGACCGGATGCTGGATGAAGGGTTCTCCCAACTCCCCGTCATCCGCGACGGCCGTCCCGTTGGCATCATCTCCAACGGTGACATTCGTCGCGTTCAGGACGACAACGTCGGTGACCTCCCCGTCGCCGAGGTGATGCGTGAGGCGATCACCACGGTCGAACCCGCGGCAACGCTCGAAGAGATCGACTCTTCGTTGGACCACCATTCGGCCGTTCTCATCGTCGAAGGCGGGCAGACTGTGGGTATCATCACCGAAGCAGACATCGCTGCCCGAGTATAA
- a CDS encoding cytochrome P450 — MGDNGPPTPGGLPVLGNTVAFARDPFSFIDSAVTTHGDVIRLSMLGRDRYIVAHPDLFERALVTDRDAFVKTEDFRLAFGDSVLAVDGDEWREQRDLLDPFFFFRQITDYIPKMRKQADRRAESWTPGQTYSAVEEMKGLTFDILGSTLLGQDPGKRSGDDSLRRAADDLNAYFAPTSWALPGSLPTPSRRRFNRAVTTLREEVDRLLAADHSGDDLLSVLAEARGEEGYPRSETAVSDQLVGIIFAGHETTALALTYTWYLLSEHPSVRERVEHEIDEVVGDDPVGAEHLSDLTVLERVIKESLRVYPPIHTLPRTTTREIELGGYSIPEGSEVLLSVRNVHRDERFFEHPDQFDPDRWERNDAPEYAYVPFGAGPRRCIGQSFAMIEAKTALTELMKRYRLEWAGNGELDLSPQMTTQPRGDVPMIVRER, encoded by the coding sequence ATGGGCGACAACGGACCACCGACCCCCGGCGGCTTGCCAGTTCTCGGAAACACCGTCGCGTTCGCCCGCGACCCGTTCAGTTTCATCGACTCGGCGGTCACCACCCACGGCGATGTTATTCGACTCTCGATGCTCGGACGGGACCGATACATCGTCGCCCACCCGGACCTCTTCGAACGCGCGCTCGTCACTGATCGAGATGCGTTCGTGAAGACCGAGGACTTCCGACTTGCGTTCGGTGACAGCGTCCTCGCGGTCGATGGTGACGAATGGCGCGAGCAACGCGACCTATTGGACCCGTTTTTCTTCTTCCGCCAAATCACCGACTACATTCCGAAAATGCGAAAACAGGCGGACAGACGCGCCGAGTCGTGGACACCCGGTCAAACGTACTCGGCAGTCGAGGAGATGAAGGGCCTGACGTTCGACATCCTCGGATCGACGTTGCTCGGACAAGACCCCGGAAAGAGGTCCGGCGACGACTCACTCAGGCGGGCCGCTGACGACCTGAACGCCTACTTCGCACCCACATCGTGGGCACTTCCGGGAAGCCTTCCGACCCCCAGCAGACGCCGGTTCAACCGCGCCGTAACGACGTTACGCGAGGAAGTTGACCGACTGCTGGCGGCGGATCACTCTGGCGACGATTTGCTCTCGGTCCTCGCCGAGGCGCGTGGGGAAGAGGGGTATCCACGGTCGGAGACGGCCGTCTCGGACCAACTCGTCGGAATCATCTTCGCCGGACACGAGACGACTGCTCTGGCGCTGACGTACACGTGGTATCTCCTTTCTGAACATCCGAGCGTCCGAGAACGCGTCGAACACGAGATTGACGAGGTTGTCGGTGACGATCCTGTGGGAGCCGAACACCTCTCAGATCTCACCGTCCTCGAACGGGTGATAAAAGAGTCGCTCCGTGTGTACCCGCCGATTCACACGCTCCCGCGGACGACGACGCGCGAGATAGAGTTAGGCGGCTACTCGATTCCCGAGGGGTCGGAGGTACTCCTCTCGGTCAGAAACGTCCACCGTGACGAGCGGTTCTTCGAGCATCCCGATCAGTTCGACCCGGACCGGTGGGAGCGCAACGACGCGCCCGAGTATGCCTACGTACCGTTCGGTGCGGGGCCGCGGCGGTGTATCGGTCAGTCGTTCGCCATGATCGAAGCGAAGACGGCGTTGACCGAACTCATGAAGCGCTATCGGCTAGAGTGGGCGGGCAACGGCGAGCTAGACCTGAGCCCGCAGATGACGACACAACCGCGCGGTGACGTTCCGATGATCGTCCGAGAGCGGTAA